The proteins below are encoded in one region of Plasmodium relictum strain SGS1 genome assembly, chromosome: 5:
- a CDS encoding U5 snrnp-specific protein, putative, with the protein MAIVKSNMYSLQKEENEIEERKTGLYFPNMLINTHKGEVYSINFSSDGRFIASSSFDMTIMIHNVYNECETTNVLRGHKNAVLQAKWSKDDSYICSASADHNLCLWDIENESKIKSFKGHTSIVNALDIINYNLFVSCSDDCTLKFWDFRSKKSIHTIKHDFPLLAVCSDKKGEFIYTSCVDNTIKIYDSKSYKLKDILTGHKDYISGLDINNDETMLASISVDETICFWDIQPFSCDEKLLFNLKAPKYNVDYNLIKLRFNNDNLLACGSGDNYLYIYDYKQKILKYSLPGHHSTINDVAFHPLEEIVASCSSDHTIFLGEF; encoded by the coding sequence ATGGCTATTGTAAAATCAAATATGTATAGTTTGCAAAaggaagaaaatgaaattgaAGAAAGAAAAACAGGCTTATATTTTCCGAATATGTTAATAAATACTCATAAAGGTGAAGTTTAttcaattaatttttcttcagATGGAAGATTTATTGCTTCATCGAGTTTTGATATGACTATAATGATTCATAATGTATACAATGAATGTGAAACAACTAATGTTTTAAGAGGTCATAAAAATGCAGTATTACAAGCAAAATGGTCAAAAGACGATAGTTATATATGCAGTGCATCAGCTGACCATAATTTATGTTTATGGGATATAGAAAATgaatcaaaaataaaaagttttaaagGCCATACAAGTATAGTTAATGCTCTagatataattaattataactTATTTGTTTCATGCAGTGATGACTGCACTCTGAAATTTTGGGATTTTAGAAGTAAAAAATCAATCCATACTATTAAACATGATTTTCCTTTATTGGCTGTCTGCTCAGATAAAAAGGgagaatttatttatacCAGTTGTGTTGATAAtactataaaaatttatgataGTAAGagttataaattaaaagatatattaaCTGGGCATAAAGATTATATAAGTGGATTAGATATAAATAACGATGAAACTATGTTAGCTTCTATTAGTGTAGATGAAACTATATGTTTTTGGGATATTCAGCCATTTTCTTGtgatgaaaaattattatttaatttgaaagCACCAAAATATAATGTcgattataatttaattaaattaagaTTTAACAATGACAATTTATTAGCATGTGGAAGTGgagataattatttatatatttatgattataaacaaaaaattttaaaatattctttacCAGGACATCATAGTACTATAAATGATGTTGCTTTTCATCCTTTAGAAGAAATAGTTGCTTCCTGTTCATCTGAtcatacaatttttttaggGGAATTTTAA
- a CDS encoding zinc-binding dehydrogenase, putative, with protein sequence MKGVLLKGLNNIVFSNCLKKPVLQKNIYSKEKNDLLIRVSAVGINRIDILIKQNKYLSFPKEKSLGIEISGIVEESNCERFRKNDKVCSLLKYNGYNEYVLANSDHTIKLDNSLSIIEGASLLESFLTAYKLIYFIARFPMINENFTGEKSTTINNGSIGLSSNNNNLNYDEEFIKKEKCKSINRLYDNYFENEEVNVLVYGSLSSVGVNLLQLLNFEKKRNIIKINKIIAVTSNEIKAKKALELGATDYVFHNNENFTDNILKISKKINLIFDCVGKSMFENNLKICAPDTKWILYGLLGGAKILKFNLFHLINKRILLLNSTLYDRSDSYKKNLIKSFEYNLIPLLKKKILKCYIHEVLNIENIEKAHYIIENNLNIGKVVCTF encoded by the coding sequence ATGAAAGGAGTTTTATTAAAAGgattaaataatatagttTTTAGTAATTGTTTGAAAAAACCAGTTTTGCAAAAGAACATATAttctaaagaaaaaaatgatttattaataagaGTCTCTGCTGTTGGTATTAACAGAAtagatattttaataaaacaaaataaatactTATCTTTTCCCAAAGAAAAAAGTTTAGGTATAGAAATAAGTGGAATAGTAGAGGAATCTAATTGTGAACGGTTTcgaaaaaatgataaagtGTGCtcacttttaaaatataacgGATACAATGAATATGTACTAGCTAATTCTGATCATACGATTAAATTAGACAACTCCTTATCCATTATTGAAGGAGCAAGTTTACTAGAAAGTTTCTTAACAGCATATaagttaatttattttattgccAGATTTCCTATGATCAATGAGAATTTCACAGGAGAAAAAAGCACTACTATAAACAATGGAAGTATAGGATTAAGcagcaataataataacttaAATTATGATGaagaatttataaaaaaagaaaaatgtaaaagTATTAATCGATTATATGataattattttgaaaatgaagaagtaAATGTTTTAGTATACGGTTCTTTAAGTAGTGTCGGTGTAAATTTATTACAACTATTAAATTttgagaaaaaaagaaatattattaaaattaataaaataattgcaGTAACttcaaatgaaataaaagcgAAAAAAGCTTTAGAATTAGGTGCAACTGACTAtgtttttcataataatgaaaattttactgataatatattaaaaatatcaaaaaaaattaatttaatttttgattGTGTTGGAAAGAGTATgtttgaaaataatttgaaaATATGTGCTCCAGACACAAAATGGATTTTATATGGCTTATTAGGGGGAGCAAAGATTttgaaatttaatttatttcatttaataaataaaagaatactTTTACTTAACTCTACCCTTTATGATAGAAGTGAttcatacaaaaaaaatttaataaagtcttttgaatataatttaataccattgttgaaaaaaaaaattttgaaatgtTATATTCATGAAGTattaaatattgaaaatattgaaaaagcACATTATATTATTGAAAACAACTTAAATATTGGTAAAGTTGTTTGCACATTTTGA
- the MED7 gene encoding mediator of RNA polymerase II transcription subunit 7, putative: MTDKYVSGYPPPPYYYEEYEDADIKKVSETNNLKDSENNFIKKISEIYNIYDINENKYIKTFEAKNNIEKYDKKNCTFLLGRPPPMALKSNYNIFGMNYEVERKIEKLEPDDTLYNEKKNLKEEFIRLYKSYKDHFFSLFDDIVNNRKDDKSKIKNLIKVHINLFHILANLRYHQSVNNIINVLKIQLKRRQIAIDKMKISLLNVYNYINYVQTNFSKMKMIKNEKKITKKKKKLKTIEN, from the coding sequence ATGACTGATAAATACGTTTCAGGTTATCCTCCTCCTCCTTATTATTATGAGGAATATGAAGATgctgatataaaaaaagtttctGAAACAAATAATTTGAAAGAtagtgaaaataattttataaaaaaaataagtgaaatatataatatatatgatattaatgaaaataaatatataaaaacctTTGAagctaaaaataatattgaaaaatatgataaaaaaaattgcacATTTTTATTGGGGAGGCCACCCCCAATGGCTTTAAAaagtaattataatatatttggTATGAATTATGAGGTTGaaagaaaaattgaaaaattagaGCCAGATGATACCTtgtataatgaaaaaaaaaatttaaaggaaGAATTTATTCGATTATATAAAAGTTATAAGGATCACTTTTTTAGTTTATTTGATGATATAGTAAACAATAGAAAAGATGATAAaagcaaaataaaaaatttaataaaagttcatataaatttatttcatatattagCTAATTTAAGGTATCATCAAAgtgttaataatattattaatgtattaaaaattcaattaaaaagaaGGCAAATAGCCATtgataaaatgaaaataagttTGTTAAatgtttataattatataaattatgttcaaacaaatttttcaaaaatgaaaatgattaaaaatgaaaaaaaaattactaaaaaaaaaaaaaaattaaaaactatagaaaattga
- the DLC1 gene encoding dynein light chain 1, putative: MSKPMAKGVTISHCIKNWEQKNGKKISEEEEVSFICHIPLIEKLDNSINSLEKCKRLSLSTNRIEKLIPMSGLKNIEILSLGRNCIKKFQFLEDISGTLKQLWISYNSIDKLDNLQSLKKLQVLYLFHNKIRSIEEIDKLNTLPELVELGLKGNPIYEGKTNEYMKLVILKKLPQLKIVDNETITEKQRNDALSVEII, translated from the exons ATGAGTAAGCCCATGGCTAAAGGAGTTACAATTTCACACTGTATTAAAAATTGGGAGCAAAAAAATg gaaaaaaaataagcgAAGAAGAAGAAGTTAGTTTCATTTGCCATATTCcgttaatagaaaaattagatAATAGTATAAATTCATTAGAAAAATGTAAACGCTTATCCTTATCAACGAATAGAATTGAAAAATTGATACCAATGTCTGGATTAA aaaatatagaGATACTGTCATTAGGTAGaaattgtataaaaaaatttcagtTTCTTGAAGATATAAGTGGTACATTAAAACAGTTATGGATATCTTATAATAGTATTGATAAACTTGATAATTTGCAATCGTTGAAAAAATTACAAGTTCTTTACttatttcataataaaattagaagTATTGAGGAAATAGATAAATTA aatactTTACCAGAATTAGTAGAATTAGGTTTAAAAGGAAATCCCATATATGAAGGAAAGActaat GAATATATGAAATtagttattttaaaaaaattaccgCAATTGAAGATTGTTGATAATGAAACA atTACAGAAAAGCAAAGAAACGATGCATTATCAgttgaaataatataa
- the VPS15 gene encoding serine/threonine protein kinase VPS15, putative, protein MGNTLYSNIGHSTTDLDDIYCKYVNNIYNIYNYLFKYEHFFFMNTYTLNNFYHVLEGINNNEGHVLIKICKLTSESQKIKRILYTLKFLFSFDLFPNVLPYNRMSVYENNIYIYRRFIFKNLDHYLFNERNNYSFYYFFIFQIFLSIIQLHSLGIYHGHIKTENFLIQNNMHILITDINILNNYLYFIPKIRYKNKRKGRLKKLQEDIFNLGLLILEILLNDKNIYYLFLNGNFDDDDNFYTGTKKQKKLYLLEDTKYQRLDNFNLSKKKNSEKFFHALSLPIINKRIKIEEHDFFQKNKNLRMNIDKYRYYNYHYINNINYINIYNDIYNNVTSYSVIKNNRESFSYGKDNILKSKTLLCNNNENSINEDIHSYSDFDILNDKREVKNKLSHNLNFQKKYDLFSDNSYMLLNNLKKKKDKKNKKCKNNKTVPYKIWKVVNLVKNPFIIYSLINHFFIQKNNNIFKIFSYWSYYVFPSTYKYVFFPLSILQLHPLFKNSNFFILLIHFNLPFILFHLDIFSEKEKEKYMLLKLVMKNWHNHYENKNFNVFDKNYIYTDSADKYKSSYKKLFYYKKIVNLFTTSVNKHQMRTYIIDTNLNNQIKKQILQQWIGYKQEKKEEKKKCYHCKSYFPFPVLSYKNTHSFYKNFLEFYKLLYYCIFYKEKSYMDIFGCLEFYKKNIYSPLFNDFYFKKSVSYTNKKLHKWSFNEDIHILVNMIISSYNSISYESIKILAIEIIYCIIYHLSDSTLNKEIVSFLLYCFNNSTDKIKVIILKCFYKIINNTNTYEHMHMYIEKFLPKFYLLKNSENYEKYFYAKYFPLFSFITIQYIYNASLLKKKNKAIKNTLSEVKYMEILNEIRNQLIFLLNCSNDEILFEFYENINKFCKIMNKKWVKIYILPYLLTNIYKSENKFIRAMCAKTTIRIIYYINQKKIYKIFFKYLKPLFFEKNELMLELILCECNFILKKNYKKYNANKQKVWIFFKKIRLNHLLDHPSGIIRNLVQTLKTNLQKNIMLKNVLKCA, encoded by the exons atggGTAACACTTTATATAGTAACATAGGACATAGTACAACAGATTTAGATGATATATATTGTAAATACGTGAATAATATATACAACATTTACAATTATTTGTTTAAGTatgaacattttttttttatgaatactTACACcttgaataatttttatcatgTTTTAGAa gGAATTAATAATAACGAAGGTCATGtgctaataaaaatatgcaaATTAACAAGTGAATCtcagaaaataaaaagaatattatacACAttgaaatttcttttttcttttgatttATTTCCAAATGT tttaccTTACAATCGAATGAGTGTTTacgaaaataatatatatatatatagaagatttatatttaaaaatttggatcattatttatttaatgaaagaaataactacagtttttattatttttttatatttcaaatattCTTATCTATTATACAACTACATTCATTAGGTATTTATCATGGTCACATAAAAACTGAAAATTTTCTAATACAAAATAATATGCATATCCTTATAACagatattaatattttgaacaactatctttattttattcctAAAATAAg atacaaaaataaaaggaaggggagattaaaaaaactacaagaagatatatttaatttaggtttattaatattagaaattttgctaaatgataaaaatatttattacttATTTCTTAATGGAAATTTTGATGATgatgataatttttatacaggaacaaaaaaacaaaaaaaattatacttaTTAGAGGATACAAAGTACCAAAGGCTTgacaattttaatttatcaaaaaaaaaaaatagcgaaaaattttttcatgCACTGTCTCTAccaattataaataaaagaataaaaattgaagaaCATGATTTTTTCCAAAAGAATAAAAACCTAAGAATGAATATAGATAAATATAGATACTATAACTAtcattatattaataatattaactacataaatatttataatgatatttataataatgtaACTTCTTATtctgtaataaaaaataatagagaaAGTTTTTCATATGGTAAGGATAATATTCTTAAAAGTAAAACCTTATtatgtaataataatgaaaatagtaTAAATGAAGATATTCACTCATATAGTGATTTTGATATTTTGAATGACAAAAGggaagtaaaaaataaattatcacataacttaaattttcaaaaaaagtaTGATTTATTTTCTGATAATTCCTATATGTTACTTaataatctaaaaaaaaaaaaagacaagaaaaataaaaaatgtaaaaataataaaactgTGCCATATAAAATATGGAAGGTGGTCAATTTAGTAAAGAAtccttttattatttattctcTGATTAaccatttttttatacaaaaaaataataatatatttaaaatatttagttATTGGTCTTATTACGTATTTCCAAGCacatataaatatgttttcTTTCCTCTTAGTATACTTCAGTTACAtcctttatttaaaaattctaatttttttattttgttaataCATTTTAATTTACCATTTATATTGTTTCATTTAGATATTTTTtctgaaaaagaaaaagaaaaatacatGCTATTAAAACTAGTTATGAAAAATTGGCATAAtcattatgaaaataaaaatttcaatgtatttgataaaaactatatatacaCAGATTCAGCTGATAAATATAAGAgtagttataaaaaattattttattataaaaaaattgtaaatttATTTACTACTAGTGTAAATAAACATCAAATGAGAACATATATTATCGAtacaaatttaaataatcaaataaaaaagcaAATTCTGCAACAATGGATAGGTTACAagcaagaaaaaaaagaagaaaaaaaaaaatgttaccACTGTAAAAGCTATTTTCCATTCCCTGTtctttcatataaaaatactcattcattttataaaaattttttagaattttacaaacttttatattattgtattttttacaaagaaaaaagttatatGGATATTTTTGGATGTCTcgaattttataaaaaaaatatttattcacCTTTATTcaatgatttttattttaagaaaagTGTTTcttatacaaataaaaaattacataaatgGTCCTTCAATGAAGACATACATATATTAGTGAATATGATTATATCCTCATATAATTCTATATCATATGAatctattaaaatattagctatagaaattatatattgtattatttatcatttaaGTGATTCTACATTAAACAAAGAAATagtatcttttttattatattgcTTTAATAATTCAACtgataaaattaaagttattatattaaaatgtttttacaaaataataaacaatACTAATACATATGAGCATATGCATATGtatattgaaaaatttttaccaaaattttatttgctaaaaaatagtgaaaattacgaaaaatatttttatgcaaaatattttcctttattttcttttattactattcaatatatatataatgcaagtttgttaaaaaaaaaaaataaagccataaaaaatactttatcTGAAGTTAAATATATGgaaatattaaatgaaataaggaaccaattaatttttctctTGAATTGTTCTAACGatgaaattttatttgaattttacgaaaatataaataaattttgcaaaattatgaataaaaaatgggttaaaatttatattttaccaTACTTATTAACAAATATTTACAAAAGTGAAAATAAATTCATAAGAGCCATGTGTGCAAAAACCACAATtagaataatatattatataaatcaaaaaaagatttacaaaattttttttaaatatttaaaaccgttgttttttgaaaaaaatgaattgaTGCTAGAACTTATATTATGTGAgtgtaattttatattaaaaaaaaattataaaaaatacaatgcAAACAAGCAAAAAGTGTGgatattttttaagaaaattagATTAAATCATCTTTTGGATCATCCATCTGGAATCATTAGGAATTTAGTTCAAAcattaaaaacaaatttacaaaaaaatattatgttaAAAAATGTGTTAAAATGTGcttaa
- the SEC23 gene encoding protein transport protein SEC23, putative has protein sequence MDIHLQESQTGIRFSWNLWPPTKNEASKIEVPLGCLYTVLKRTDDNSVKLVEYEPLKCKASNCILNPYCNIDFRNKTWTCPFSNTKNPFPLHYAEHISEKNLPADVMYSNIEYIQPSNVGDIPPPTFLFVIDTCLLEEELEQLKDSIQQCISLMPGDAYIGIITFGNMCYVHEIGFHDCLKSYVFKGNKDITAQELQKQLNLGSRNDPRSSTTSASARRFLQPVSECEYNINMLLEDIQKDNWPTPPDQRARRCTGVALSVAIGLLECCCNQLSGRIMMFIGGADTTSPGKIVDTPLSESIRHHLDLQKENSNARHVKKALKYYMTLANRAVASGHAIDIFACSLDQIGLYEMKVCCEKTNGFMVMADSFSMNVFKDSFKKIFETDSTGYIKHGYNAKLTIICSKEFRVCGAIGACSSNKKTANYVSDTCVGEGGTCEWTICALDRQSTIAFYFEIVNQNLASLPPNRQAYLQFQTLYQHPSGRRRLRVTTISYRFAEPNIAEISQGFDQETAAVLMARFAVLKAETDEPIDVLRWLDRKLIRLVSTFADYQKDDVNSFHLSSEFSIYPQFMYHLRRSHFLQTFNASPDETAYYRTILLRENVMNSLIMIQPALLQYSFDSQTPIPVLLDAQSLKSNVILLLDSYFHIVIWYGEMIYQWREQGFHEKPEYEHFRQLLSAPHEDAKSILEDRFPIPKFVLCNSGGSQSRFLLAKVNPSTTHNSLSGSTFGTSTNESYIINTDDVSLKIFMDHLVKLAVQA, from the exons atggatATACATCTTCAAGAAAGTCAAACGGGAATTAGATTTAGTTGGAATTTGTGGCCACCTACAAAAAATGAAGCATCAAAAATTGAAGTTCCGTTAGGTTGCTTATATACTGTTTTAAAAAGAACAGATGATAATAGTGTTAAATTAGTAGAATATGAACCATTAAAATGTAAAGCTAGTAACTGTATTTTAAATCCTTATTGTAATATTGATTTTAGAAATAAAACCTGGACTTGTCCTTTTTCCAATACAAAAAATCCATTTCCATTACATTATGCTGAGCATATATcagaaaaa aatttgCCTGCTGATGTTATGTATTCTAACATAGAGTATATTCAACCATCCAATGTTGGAGATATACCACCGCcaacatttttatttgttattgATACTTGCTTACTAGAAGAAGAGTTAGAACAACTAAAAGATTCCATTCAGCAATGTATTAGTTTAATGCCAGGTGATGCTTATATAGGAATAATAACTTTTGGTAATATGTGTTATGTACACGAAATTGGTTTTCATGATTGTTTAAAATCTTATGTTTTCAAAGGAAATAAAGATATTACAGCTCAAGAATTACAAAAACAATTAAATTTAGGAAGTAGAAATGATCCTCGTAGTTCTACTACTTCAGCATCAGCTCGTAGGTTCTTACAACCAGTAAGTGAATGTGAATATAATATCAATATGCTATTAGAAGATATACAAAAAGACAATTGGCCCACGCCTCCTGATCAGAGAGCAAGAAGATGCACAGGTGTAGCTCTTAGTGTAGCAATAGGGTTATTAGAATGTTGTTGTAATCAATTAAGTGGTAGAATTATGATGTTTATAGGAGGGGCTGATACTACTTCTCCTGGAAAAATTGTAGATACCCCACTAAGTGAATCAATTAGGCATCATTTAGACTTACAGAAAGAGAATTCCAATGCTAGACATGTTAAAAAggctttaaaatattatatgacACTTGCTAATAGAGCTGTTGCATCTGGTCATGCTATTGATATTTTTGCTTGCTCATTAGATCAAATAGGTTTATATGAAATGAAAGTTTGCTGTGAAAAAACTAATGGATTCATGGTAATGGCTGACTCTTTTTCTATGAATGTATTCAAAGAttctttcaaaaaaatatttgaaacTGATTCAACAGGTTATATAAAACATGGTTATAATGCAAAACTAACTATTATTTGTTCAAAAGAATTTCGTGTATGCGGTGCGATAGGTGCATGTtcaagtaataaaaaaacagcAAACTATGTATCAGACACTTGTGTAGGAGAAGGAGGAACATGTGAATGGACTATATGTGCTTTAGACAGGCAATCTACTATTgcattttattttgaaattgTTAATCAAAACCTTGCTTCACTACCACCAAATAGACAAGCTTATTTACAATTTCAAACATTATACCAGCATCCTAGCGGGAGGAGAAGATTACGTGTAACAACCATTTCTTATAGATTTGCTGAGCCAAATATTGCAGAAATATCTCAAGGATTTGATCAAGAAACTGCAGCTGTTTTAATGGCAAGATTTGCTGTTTTAAAGGCAGAGACAGACGAACCTATTGATGTTTTAAGATGGTTAGACAGAAAACTTATAAGGTTAGTTAGCACCTTTGCTGACTATCAAAAGGATGACGTTAATTCTTTCCATTTATCTTCTGAATTTTCAATATATCCGCAATTTATGTATCATTTGAGAAGATCCCATTTTTTACAAACCTTTAATGCAAGTCCTGATGAAACAGCTTATTATCGAACTATTTTATTAAGAGAAAATGTCATGAATTCATTAATTATGATTCAACCAGCCTTGCTTCAATATTCTTTTGATTCTCAAACACCCATACCCGTTTTATTAGATGCACAGTCATTAAAATCAAACGTTATTCTTTTATTGGActcttattttcatattgTTATATGGTATGGAGAAATGATTTATCAATGGAGAGAACAAGGGTTTCATGAAAAACCGGAATACGAACACTTCCGTCAATTACTCAGTGCACCTCATGAAGATGCAAAATCTATATTAGAAGATCGATTTCCTATACCGAAATTTGTTTTGTGTAATAGTGGAGGTAGTCAAAGCAGATTCTTATTAGCAAAAGTTAACCCATCTACTACACACAATTCCTTAAGTGGAAGCACATTCGGAACTTCAACTAACGAATCCTACATAATTAATACAGATGAtgtttctttaaaaatatttatggaCCATCTTGTAAAGCTAGCTGTTCAAGcataa
- the SNRPG gene encoding small nuclear ribonucleoprotein G, putative has protein sequence MTLTVGKAGPASDFRKFMEKRLQIYLNGNRQIVGILRGYDTFMNLVLDNTVEIKKDEQIDIGIVVIRGNSISYWECLDKVDVK, from the exons atGACTTTAACTGTGGGGAAAGCAGGTCCAGCTTCGGACTTTAGAAAATTTATGGAAAAAAGATTACAAA tttatttAAATGGTAACAGACAAATTGTTGGGATATTAAGAGGATATGATACTTTTATGAATTTAGTTTTAGATAATACAGTAGAGATTAAAAAAGATGAACAAATTGATATAGGAATTGTCGTTATAAGAGGAAATAGTATTTCTTATTGGGAATGTTTGGATAAAGTAGatgtaaaataa